A single genomic interval of Schistocerca americana isolate TAMUIC-IGC-003095 chromosome 2, iqSchAmer2.1, whole genome shotgun sequence harbors:
- the LOC124594170 gene encoding putative gustatory receptor 2a, which yields MELLLRYRALNRLLVTTICPITEAARCADKGLIKILIAEPQPSQEQQETTINDLRAAYAALDCAAEALQQQYGLAVALMVASAFFGVIYSSYEIIVLVVIGDVQSITAALSRSLLVSSLWLVYHGVKLMAVSMCCSATCDEERRTGVLLHRAATASALCGTPLPEAEAFLREVRRGPPLSFTAGGFFHIRRSLIISTLATVITHIVILTQFGIKY from the coding sequence ATGGAACTTCTACTGCGGTATAGAGCACTAAACAGACTACTCGTCACAACAATTTGCCCAATTACTGAAGCAGCACGATGTGCTGATAAAGGCCTCATAAAGATCCTCATCGCTGAACCTCAGCCATCCCAAGAGCAGCAAGAGACAACCATCAACGACCTCCGCGCCGCGTACGCTGCTCTTGACTGTGCGGCAGAGGCGCTCCAGCAACAGTATGGTCTTGCTGTGGCGTTAATGGTGGCCAGTGCTTTCTTCGGCGTCATCTACAGCTCGTATGAAATAATTGTGTTGGTGGTGATAGGTGACGTTCAAAGTATTACCGCTGCCCTGAGTCGTTCTCTGCTCGTCTCCTCGCTGTGGCTGGTATACCATGGCGTGAAGTTGATGGCGGTGTCCATGTGCTGCTCCGCCACATGTGACGAGGAACGCCGGACGGGAGTCCTGCTGCACAGGGCGGCAACGGCGTCCGCTCTGTGTGGGACGCCGCTACCTGAAGCAGAGGCCTTCCTGCGTGAAGTGCGGAGGGGGCCGCCTCTGAGCTTCACCGCCGGAGGCTTCTTCCACATCCGCAGGAGCCTGATCATCTCCACCTTGGCAACTGTCATCACCCACATAGTCATTCTGACTCAGTTTGGCATCAAATACTGA